The sequence GCAGCTTAAAATGATTAACAATAACGACATTAACCATAATCTTCAGCGTTTGGTATTCAAAGACATAAACGGGGTCATTAATCCTTTTCTAAATTTGAGCGCAGCATCCAAAATTCAGAATAGGCGTCTCCTGCTAAACGGGATTAGGGATATTAACTCAAAACTTTCTCAATATGTAGAAACAATCGAACAAAAAGACCTTATGGAACTTAGAACCAAAATAGATATAATTCAAAAAAGATACAGATCCGTTGATTAAGAGGAGGAAATTATATGTCAACATTTCAAGCCATACAATTAAAAAAGGAGGATATGAATAATGTCGAGCAGGAGGCGAAGCTTCTCATTCAGCAGGTCTCATCTGCTGATTTTATGGACCTGGAAAACTTAATGGATTCAATTGGCCGTATGGGTCAAAAAACGATGGAACAAGCTAGCCAGTCGCTTTCTATGCTCGAGCGGCCGGTTAATGAATTGATTTCGGGAAATCGCTCGGAAGTGTCTAATAGTATCCTGAAACTTCGTGGGGAGATTGATTCTTTAAGCAAAAGTAAACAACTGGGTTTCTTTGACAAGATGCTAAAAAAGACACCGATGAAAAACTATATTTATAAGTATCAATCGGTTAAAACCAATGTAGCTGCCATAGTACTATCCCTCCGAAATGGGAAGGATACTTTGGAAGAAAACTTAGCATATATGAGGAATCTCAAACGTTCTTCACTTGAATCGGTTTATAACCTGCAGATTCGTATTGCAATGGGGCATAAGCTTCAGGAACTTTTTGAACAAGAGATAGCCAAGCCAGAGAACGAAAGCCGTAAATCCCATTTGGAGAGAGGCCTCCGAAAGGTGGTAACCCGGATTCAAAATTTTGAGGAAATGATTATGCTGTATCAACAGGCTATTGCCGGTGCAGATATCATTAATGACAATAATGATAAGCTGATTGATTCCGTAGACGCTACTATAGATAAGACCCAACATTTGATTACAGTCTCCGCTATGATTGCCTTGGCCCTTCAAGATCAAGTGGATACCATTAACGCTGTAAACGCTGCTAATAACACTTTGCAGGACATGTTTGAAGAGAATGCTCGTATATTAAAAGATACCACACAGAAGACAAATGAGCTTTTAGGTAAGCCTGGAATGGAAATGGAATCCATAGACCGGGCAATGAGTGACTTGTTTACAGCAATAGATCTATATGAGCAATCTAATCGAACCATTATTAAATCGGCAACCGAACACACGAAGCGGCTGAGTGATCTTAATAAACAGTTTCATAACCGTTTGGGTCTTATTTCTGGAAATCTAAATACTCCTCAACTGAATACAAAACAGCAAGCAAGTTTCCTGGATTGATTTTTTTGAAGAGGGGACTAACTTTTTTTTGAATAAATAGGTAATAGAATTGGGTATCCTATTAGCATAAAACATCATCATCCTTAATAACTTTAATAGTAAACAGGAAAATGAGGTGTAGAAATGCTAGGAGTAATATTCAGTATCTGTTTTTTCATTTACCTAGTTATTGTGGCCAGCTATAAAAAAGCAGAAGGAGTTGTGGATGGGCCAAGCAAAGTAATTTGAGACTTTAAAATGTCAGAAGTATGATCCGTTACAATAAAAAAGCTAGATATTAAGGATAATGAAATAACTCGTAAGAGAAGCCTTTAAATTTTGAAATAAGGCTTCTATTTTCGTTGTTAAGCGTATTATAGCGGAAATACCCTTAAGTATTGTATTATTAAGACATAGTTGTAGTTTTAGGTCTGTGAAAATAGGAACTTATATAGATAAAGATAAGCTAACAGTTAAATACAATAGCTCTCATAATTTGAAATATCAAAAATGCACACGAATAATTTGAGTGGGAGACCAGACCTTATGGAATTTCAATATAACGTCGTATCGTACGGTACTATAAATGTTTGGTATAACTATGGTGGAGAGACATTTAAATTTAATTTATTTAAAACAGACGGTTCATGGCTATTACATCCCTTTGAGGGAATACTGATTAGTAATAGGGACCTTTATACACTCGTTCTGAAAGAATTACTTCAGAATAAATATTTTCAAGTTATGTTGGCTAAAGAGGGAATTCATCTTTCTGCCCTGAAAACAACTATTGATATTGGGAGAACAGACGAAGATAATTATCGAGAAAATCGGGAAGCGGATTTCACAATCAACAATCTTCAAAGTTTAACTCTCGAAGAGATCATAGAAATGGAAATTAGTGATATTCTTAATAAAATTTCGATTTATAAGAGAATCTTAGAGCGAATGTTTATGGATGGAATAGATCATAATGACTTTGAGTTTCAGAAAGTTAAGCAGTTTGTAACAATATATGAAGAAACTCTGAGAGGTTTTGAAGATCTTAGTGGTCCTCGATTTGACTTTAATAGACTCCCAAAGTTTTGATGTAATATTTCTTTAGCTGGTAATTTTGATGGTTCTTAATGATACCAGATCTGACAGACTAGGTAAGATTAATCCAGCAGATCAATACGAGCTATTCTT is a genomic window of Paenibacillus durus ATCC 35681 containing:
- a CDS encoding toxic anion resistance protein; this encodes MSTFQAIQLKKEDMNNVEQEAKLLIQQVSSADFMDLENLMDSIGRMGQKTMEQASQSLSMLERPVNELISGNRSEVSNSILKLRGEIDSLSKSKQLGFFDKMLKKTPMKNYIYKYQSVKTNVAAIVLSLRNGKDTLEENLAYMRNLKRSSLESVYNLQIRIAMGHKLQELFEQEIAKPENESRKSHLERGLRKVVTRIQNFEEMIMLYQQAIAGADIINDNNDKLIDSVDATIDKTQHLITVSAMIALALQDQVDTINAVNAANNTLQDMFEENARILKDTTQKTNELLGKPGMEMESIDRAMSDLFTAIDLYEQSNRTIIKSATEHTKRLSDLNKQFHNRLGLISGNLNTPQLNTKQQASFLD